TTGCGTACCGCTCACGCTGCACGTGGATCGTACGAATCACAACGCGTTTTCGCTTTATCAGAAGCTCGGTTTTGAGGTATCGGGCGAGAATGAGATCCATTTTTCAATGACCTGGACCGGACCCTCGCAATGAATAATGAACCGGGAATCTCGATGCGGCCGGTAACGCCGGATGACCGCGAGTTTTTGCTTAGCGTTTACGCGGCATCGCGTGAGGCCGAGTTAGAAATGTTGCCTTGGGATGATGCGTTGAAACGCGGCTTCGTTGAACATCAATTCGGAGCCCAGTCGGCGCATTATCTTGAAAAATATCCGTTGGGGACACACGATATTTTGCTGGTGGATGGCGTGCCGTGCGGGCGGCTTTATGTCGACCGCGGCGAGAGCGAGATCGCGATACTCGATATCATCGTCCTACCCGAATTTCAACGCCGCGGTATCGGCACAACCGTCGTCGAGGGCCTCAAGGCCGAGGCCGGCAAACGCTCGGTCCGCGTCTACATAGAGAAGTTTAACCCGTCACAGAAATTGTTTTCCGAGCTGGGGTTTAAGCCCGAAACGACCGACGCAGACGCGATCCACATCCTATTTCGATGGCAAAACGCCGGCGGTCAGTAGACGGAATCTTCGATCATAGTTGTCAGCCAATTATTAACGACACAGTCGATCACGAGATGAATCCGGTCGGTCGCGCCGCGGTTGGCGACGCTATGATAGTTGTTTACGTTTAGGTACCAAGCCTCGCCCGGAGCCATTTGGACGCGTTCGTCGGCAAGCATAAATTCGA
This is a stretch of genomic DNA from Chloracidobacterium sp.. It encodes these proteins:
- a CDS encoding N-acetyltransferase; its protein translation is MNNEPGISMRPVTPDDREFLLSVYAASREAELEMLPWDDALKRGFVEHQFGAQSAHYLEKYPLGTHDILLVDGVPCGRLYVDRGESEIAILDIIVLPEFQRRGIGTTVVEGLKAEAGKRSVRVYIEKFNPSQKLFSELGFKPETTDADAIHILFRWQNAGGQ